The genomic window GAACTCGACCTTGTCACCCTCAGCTAAGGTTCTAAAACCCTCAGACTTGATTGACGTCTGATGAACAAACACATCCTGGCCATTGTCCTGGGAAATAAAACCAAATCCCTTCTTGTCATTGAACCACTTTACCGTTCCTGTTGCCATTTACAATCACCCCCCTTCACGTACAGAAAATTTTATTAAAAATAAAAAAGGCTACTCGGTTGTACCCCTCGTAGCCTTATATAACATTACTCTATGTAATATGACTTTGTAATACAACCACATACTAAGGGGTATGATAACAAAGAGTTGATGCTAAAGCAAAAGAAAAATAAAATAATTTTATCTTGAATAGCGGAGCCGAAAA from Candidatus Brocadia sp. includes these protein-coding regions:
- a CDS encoding cold-shock protein, with translation MATGTVKWFNDKKGFGFISQDNGQDVFVHQTSIKSEGFRTLAEGDKVEFEVIKDQKGYKATNVVKL